Proteins from one Podospora pseudoanserina strain CBS 124.78 chromosome 1, whole genome shotgun sequence genomic window:
- a CDS encoding hypothetical protein (antiSMASH:Cluster_4; BUSCO:EOG09265KQ4; EggNog:ENOG503P3P1; COG:J), which yields MICRSCLRQASGLTSRQFTAITSQTVTRTTPRILQAFFSTTLRARNAAAAAEAPELTPLNTEPTTDNAAGLSSCPAGTVLNGLNYLKGKTDPVALPDDQYPEWLWKCVEVGQKRSDDADADAGDAYSKSKKQRRLAAKRQRQLEAKLMASGDLEALAPKIPIQKQTINLPAAPTGELKEVLEAADKRQELRKAMRKERRANIKESNYLKTM from the exons ATGATCTGTCGAAGTTGTCTCCGGCAGGCGTCTGGTCTGACCTCCAGGCAGTTCACAGCAATCACATCCCAAACAgtgacgaggacgacacCGAGGATACTACAAGCCTTcttcagcaccaccctccgcGCGCGCaatgccgctgccgccgccgaggctcCCGAACTCACTCCCTTAAACACCGAGCCAACAACAGACAATGCCGCCGGTCTCTCGTCATGCCCTGCTGGCACCGTTCTCAACGGCCTCAACTACCTCAAGGGCAAAACCGATCCTGTGGCGCTCCCCGATGATCAGTACCCCGAGTGGCTCTGGAAGTGCGTGGAAGTAGGACAGAAGCGCAgcgatgatgctgatgcggATGCTGGAGATGCTTATT CCAAATCCAAGAAGCAACGTAGATTAGCGGCGAAGAGACAGCGACAACTCGAGGCGAAACTCATGGCATCCGGTGACCTCGAGGCCCTCGCACCAAAGATCCCAATCCAGAAGCAGACCATCAACCTTCCCGCCGCCCCGACCGGCGAGCTcaaggaggtgttggaggcggCCGACAAGAGACAGGAACTGCGCAAGGCCATGCGCAAG